One window from the genome of Bacillus tianshenii encodes:
- the motS gene encoding flagellar motor protein MotS — MRRNRREDQEKGAPKWMVTFSDMMTLILVFFILLFSMSQIDAQKFRAVAESFNDRVIFDFYPSVVPMIDPSDKTKEDDASATTEDPKKGEGEQDDLGQLLNEVEAFLEQNGMTEVVTANRSERGVVLVLQERVLFNTGDAALLDTAKPFLDKVGTLLEKVPNPVKVEGHTDNRPISTFRFPSNWELSGARASSVIRYLVSNHELDGKRFTSVGYGETRPVVPNSSPDNWKKNRRVEIVISDPAYNETDQQLPNQQ; from the coding sequence ATGAGGCGTAATAGGCGGGAGGACCAAGAAAAGGGCGCTCCGAAATGGATGGTTACCTTCTCTGACATGATGACGTTAATCTTAGTATTCTTCATCTTACTCTTCTCGATGTCCCAAATTGATGCCCAAAAGTTTCGAGCTGTTGCGGAATCATTTAATGATCGTGTTATTTTCGATTTCTACCCATCAGTTGTTCCGATGATTGACCCTTCTGATAAAACAAAAGAGGATGACGCATCTGCCACTACTGAAGATCCGAAAAAAGGTGAAGGTGAACAAGATGATTTAGGTCAGCTTCTAAATGAAGTAGAAGCCTTCCTTGAACAAAATGGAATGACTGAAGTGGTAACAGCAAACCGCTCTGAACGTGGGGTTGTTCTAGTGCTGCAGGAAAGAGTGTTGTTTAACACAGGTGATGCTGCGTTACTAGATACAGCAAAGCCATTTTTGGACAAAGTAGGGACATTACTTGAGAAGGTACCGAACCCTGTTAAGGTAGAAGGACACACAGATAATCGGCCAATATCGACTTTTCGCTTTCCATCCAACTGGGAGCTTTCTGGAGCTCGTGCCAGCAGTGTTATCCGTTATTTAGTGAGCAATCATGAATTAGATGGGAAGCGGTTTACATCTGTTGGATATGGTGAAACTCGACCAGTGGTACCTAATTCTTCACCAGACAATTGGAAAAAGAATCGTCGTGTTGAAATTGTGATCTCTGACCCTGCTTATAATGAAACAGATCAACAGCTTCCAAATCAACAATAA
- the tyrS gene encoding tyrosine--tRNA ligase: MELLKDLEYRGLINQATDMEGLRKHLSENKTTLYCGFDPTADSLHIGHLLPVLMLRRFQDAGHQPIALVGGGTGLIGDPSGKKAERTLNSEDIVQLWSDKIKGQLSRFLDFEEGDNAAEVANNFEWIGDLTVIEFLRDVGKNFGINYMMAKDSVKSRIESGISFTEFSYMILQSFDFMKLYEKKGCTLQVGGSDQWGNITAGLELIRKTNGEEAKAYGLTVPLVTKSDGSKFGKTEGGAIWLDPEKTTSYEFYQFWINTDDRDVVKFLKYFTFLSHEEIDRLTKEVETAPEKREAQKALAKEMTTLVHGSAQYEQAVRISQALFSGDIKQLTASEVEEGFKDVPSYECTEEEMSLLELLVDAKISPSKRQGREDIKNGAIYINGERSQELDRILTADDRIEGKFTVIRRGKKKILPYYL, from the coding sequence ATGGAATTATTAAAAGACTTGGAATACCGTGGACTAATCAATCAAGCAACTGATATGGAAGGTCTGCGTAAGCACTTAAGTGAAAATAAAACGACTTTGTACTGTGGGTTTGACCCGACAGCAGATAGCCTGCATATTGGTCATTTACTGCCAGTCTTAATGCTTCGTCGTTTTCAAGATGCTGGTCACCAGCCAATTGCTCTTGTGGGTGGAGGAACAGGTTTAATTGGTGATCCAAGTGGTAAAAAAGCTGAACGAACATTAAATTCCGAAGATATCGTTCAACTTTGGAGCGATAAGATAAAAGGTCAATTGTCACGCTTTTTAGACTTTGAGGAAGGTGACAATGCTGCAGAAGTTGCAAATAACTTTGAGTGGATTGGCGACTTAACAGTTATTGAATTCCTGCGTGATGTTGGGAAGAACTTTGGTATTAATTACATGATGGCGAAAGACTCTGTAAAATCTCGAATTGAATCTGGTATTTCATTTACTGAGTTCAGTTATATGATCCTACAATCATTTGATTTTATGAAATTGTACGAGAAAAAAGGTTGTACACTTCAAGTCGGCGGTAGTGACCAATGGGGAAATATTACAGCTGGTCTTGAATTGATCCGCAAGACAAATGGTGAAGAAGCGAAAGCATACGGTCTAACAGTACCGCTTGTCACGAAAAGTGACGGTTCTAAATTCGGTAAAACAGAAGGCGGTGCAATTTGGCTTGACCCAGAAAAAACAACATCATATGAATTTTACCAATTCTGGATTAATACAGATGACCGAGATGTAGTGAAATTCCTGAAATATTTTACGTTCTTATCACACGAAGAAATCGATCGTCTTACAAAAGAAGTCGAAACAGCCCCTGAAAAGCGTGAGGCACAAAAAGCACTAGCAAAAGAAATGACAACACTTGTACATGGCTCAGCACAATATGAACAAGCTGTACGTATTTCACAAGCATTATTCAGTGGTGACATTAAACAATTAACAGCTTCTGAAGTAGAAGAAGGCTTTAAAGATGTACCTTCATACGAATGTACAGAAGAAGAAATGAGTTTACTTGAGCTGCTTGTTGATGCAAAGATCTCACCATCAAAACGCCAAGGCCGTGAAGATATCAAAAACGGTGCCATCTACATCAATGGCGAACGCTCCCA
- a CDS encoding bifunctional 3-deoxy-7-phosphoheptulonate synthase/chorismate mutase, producing MSNAELEALRAQLDDVNVKLLDLINERGKLVKEIGKVKEKQGVNRFDPVRERAMLNLIAEKNEGPFETSTLQHLFKEIFKAALELQENDHRKALLVSRKKKPEDTIVDIKGEKVGDGNIHFFTGPCAVESYEQVAEVAEAVKAKGLKLLRGGAFKPRTSPYDFQGLGLEGLKILKRVADEYDLAVISEIVTPSDIEKAVDYIDVIQIGARNMQNFELLKAAGSVDKPVLLKRGMSATLQEFINAAEYIISRGNGNIILCERGIRTYEKATRNTLDISAVPILKQETHLPVVVDVTHSTGRRDLLLPTAKAAIAIGADGVMAEVHPDPAVALSDSAQQMDIPTFNDFIEQLTKGNTVKA from the coding sequence ATGAGTAATGCGGAACTAGAAGCACTGAGAGCACAGCTTGATGATGTGAATGTTAAGCTGTTAGATCTAATTAATGAACGCGGAAAGCTTGTAAAAGAAATCGGTAAAGTGAAAGAGAAGCAAGGTGTAAACCGATTTGACCCTGTTCGTGAACGAGCAATGCTTAATTTGATTGCAGAGAAAAACGAGGGTCCTTTCGAAACATCAACATTACAGCACTTATTTAAAGAAATTTTCAAAGCTGCTCTTGAGTTACAAGAAAATGACCATCGTAAAGCATTGTTAGTATCCCGTAAGAAGAAACCTGAAGATACAATCGTTGACATTAAAGGAGAGAAAGTCGGCGATGGAAATATACATTTCTTCACTGGTCCATGTGCTGTTGAGTCATACGAGCAAGTAGCAGAAGTAGCAGAAGCAGTGAAAGCGAAAGGCTTGAAGCTTCTTCGTGGTGGTGCATTTAAGCCAAGAACGTCGCCATATGACTTCCAAGGGCTTGGACTTGAAGGTCTGAAAATTCTAAAACGTGTGGCAGATGAATATGATTTAGCAGTAATTAGCGAAATCGTAACGCCATCAGATATTGAAAAAGCAGTTGATTATATTGATGTGATTCAAATCGGGGCACGAAATATGCAGAACTTTGAATTATTGAAAGCTGCAGGCTCTGTCGACAAGCCGGTTCTATTAAAACGTGGAATGTCAGCAACATTGCAGGAATTCATTAATGCTGCTGAATATATTATTTCTCGCGGCAACGGCAATATTATTTTGTGTGAACGTGGTATTCGCACATATGAAAAAGCTACTCGTAATACACTTGATATTTCAGCAGTACCGATCTTAAAGCAAGAAACACACTTACCGGTAGTAGTCGATGTGACGCATTCTACAGGTCGTCGTGACTTGCTGCTTCCAACAGCGAAAGCAGCTATTGCAATCGGAGCTGACGGTGTTATGGCAGAAGTGCATCCAGACCCAGCAGTTGCACTTTCAGATTCTGCTCAACAAATGGATATTCCTACGTTTAATGATTTCATTGAGCAGCTTACAAAAGGAAATACAGTAAAGGCATAA
- a CDS encoding acetoin utilization AcuB family protein, whose amino-acid sequence MIVEEIMSKDIVTLLPDDTIEKACEIIHSNSVRHIPIVDTDYHVLGIVSDRDIRDVSPSIFHSEEHMEDLKKPIASIMTEDVITGHPLDFVEDICSIFYEHHIGCLPIVSEGKLVGIVTETDMLHTLVELTGADQPSSLLEIKVKNRAGVLTDVASVFRKNKINIISVLVYPDKSDNYKILVFRVQTMNPTHVIEDLKNEGYHVLWPNLPGVSS is encoded by the coding sequence ATGATTGTTGAAGAGATCATGAGCAAGGATATTGTTACTTTATTACCAGATGACACAATTGAAAAAGCTTGTGAAATAATCCACTCCAACTCTGTTCGCCATATTCCGATTGTCGACACTGACTACCACGTGCTAGGCATTGTATCTGACCGTGATATTCGAGATGTCAGTCCATCTATCTTCCATTCTGAAGAACATATGGAAGATTTGAAAAAACCAATCGCAAGTATCATGACAGAAGATGTAATCACAGGTCATCCACTTGATTTCGTCGAGGACATTTGTTCTATTTTTTATGAACATCATATTGGGTGTCTTCCGATTGTATCAGAAGGAAAATTAGTTGGTATTGTCACAGAAACAGACATGCTACACACACTTGTTGAATTAACAGGTGCCGACCAACCGAGCTCATTGCTTGAAATTAAAGTGAAAAACCGTGCAGGTGTGCTGACAGATGTGGCCTCTGTCTTCCGTAAAAATAAAATCAATATTATTAGCGTACTCGTCTACCCAGACAAATCTGATAACTATAAGATTCTCGTTTTCCGGGTTCAAACGATGAACCCAACACATGTAATTGAGGATCTCAAAAATGAAGGCTACCATGTACTGTGGCCAAACCTTCCAGGTGTTTCATCATGA
- the motP gene encoding flagellar motor protein MotP: MKKFDAMTPVGIVVGLLMMFFGIFSNGGVGGILSFIQVASIVIVFGGLVGGLLINYNINELKMTFKVVKEAFNQEQQDVKSLIQIFVHLSDKARREGLLALETEMVDVQDPFIKKGILLAVDGIEPDVISDIMNAEIAAMEERHRKGRGILEKAGEYAPAWGMLGTLIGLILMLKNLSDPATLGPNMAVALLTTLYGSLLANLVFIPMAGKLSNKSEQEVFMKQIIIEGVIGVQSGQNPKILEEKLSAFLPAKDRNLEEEENEMMGEAANEA; this comes from the coding sequence ATGAAAAAGTTTGACGCTATGACCCCGGTTGGTATTGTCGTCGGTTTACTTATGATGTTTTTCGGGATTTTCTCAAATGGCGGTGTAGGTGGAATTTTAAGCTTCATTCAAGTAGCCTCCATTGTTATCGTTTTTGGAGGTCTTGTTGGCGGTTTATTAATCAACTATAACATCAATGAGCTTAAGATGACTTTTAAGGTTGTTAAAGAAGCTTTCAATCAGGAACAACAAGATGTGAAGAGCCTCATTCAAATCTTTGTTCACCTTTCTGATAAGGCACGCCGTGAAGGTTTACTTGCTCTTGAAACAGAAATGGTGGATGTGCAGGACCCCTTTATTAAGAAAGGGATTCTACTAGCGGTAGATGGGATCGAGCCTGATGTAATCAGTGACATTATGAATGCTGAAATTGCAGCCATGGAGGAGCGTCACCGCAAAGGCAGAGGCATTCTTGAGAAAGCTGGGGAGTATGCACCAGCTTGGGGGATGCTTGGTACGCTTATTGGACTTATTTTGATGCTTAAGAACCTTAGCGATCCTGCTACACTTGGACCTAATATGGCAGTAGCACTACTAACGACTTTGTACGGCTCTTTATTAGCAAACCTTGTTTTTATCCCAATGGCAGGAAAGCTCTCTAATAAATCAGAGCAAGAAGTGTTCATGAAACAAATTATTATTGAAGGGGTTATCGGTGTTCAATCTGGACAAAACCCAAAAATCCTTGAAGAAAAATTAAGTGCTTTCCTTCCTGCAAAAGACCGAAACCTAGAAGAAGAAGAGAATGAGATGATGGGAGAAGCTGCAAATGAGGCGTAA
- the acsA gene encoding acetate--CoA ligase: MKVEALSAVKGDYNMKDYQETYETFNWEETEKEFSWYTTGRVNMAYEAIDRHTENGKKNKVALFYRDPNRNEKYTFQEMKEMSNKAGNVLKQMADVEKGDRVFIFMPRSPELYFTVLGAIKLGAIVGPLFEAFMEGAVRDRLEDSEAKVIVTTPELLERVPVDELPHLKHVVLVGDDVKEEGPYIDFNAHFEGASKYLDIEWVDREDGLILHYTSGSTGKPKGVLHVHNAMVQHYQTAKWVLDLKEDDIYWCTADPGWVTGTSYGIFGPWLSGVSNVIVGGRFKPEAWYQTLEDYGVTVWYSAPTAFRMLMGAGDELVKRFDLSNLRHILSVGEPLNPEVVRWGMKVFNLRIHDTWWMTETGAQLICNYPCMEVKPGSMGKPIPGVKAAIVDDQGNELPPNRMGNLAIQKGWPSMMRAIWNRPEKFESYFMPGGWYVSGDSAYMDEDGYFWFQGRIDDVIMTSGERVGPFEVESKLVEHPAVAEAGVIGKPDPVRGEIIKAFVALRDGETATDELKEDIRQFVKKGLAAHAAPREIEFRDKLPKTRSGKIMRRVLKAWELDLPTGDLSTMED; encoded by the coding sequence ATGAAAGTGGAAGCGCTTTCTGCGGTAAAAGGGGATTACAACATGAAGGACTATCAAGAAACCTACGAAACTTTTAATTGGGAAGAGACAGAGAAAGAGTTCTCTTGGTACACAACTGGCCGAGTGAACATGGCGTATGAGGCAATTGATCGTCACACAGAGAATGGAAAGAAAAATAAGGTAGCCCTTTTTTATCGGGACCCGAATCGTAACGAGAAGTATACGTTCCAAGAAATGAAGGAAATGTCGAACAAAGCAGGTAATGTTCTAAAACAAATGGCAGATGTAGAAAAAGGAGATCGTGTATTTATTTTTATGCCTCGTTCTCCAGAGTTGTATTTCACAGTTCTTGGTGCAATTAAGCTTGGAGCAATTGTAGGTCCATTATTTGAAGCGTTTATGGAAGGTGCGGTTCGTGACCGCCTAGAAGACAGTGAAGCAAAGGTCATCGTTACAACTCCTGAATTACTGGAGCGCGTACCTGTTGATGAACTTCCACACTTGAAGCATGTTGTCCTAGTGGGAGACGATGTGAAAGAAGAAGGTCCTTATATTGATTTTAATGCACATTTTGAAGGAGCAAGTAAATATTTAGACATTGAGTGGGTAGACCGTGAAGATGGACTTATCCTTCACTATACATCCGGTTCTACAGGCAAGCCAAAGGGTGTTCTGCATGTGCATAATGCAATGGTTCAGCATTATCAAACAGCTAAATGGGTTCTTGACCTTAAAGAGGACGATATTTATTGGTGTACAGCTGACCCAGGCTGGGTAACAGGCACATCCTACGGTATTTTTGGCCCGTGGCTGAGCGGTGTCTCAAATGTCATCGTTGGCGGACGCTTTAAGCCTGAAGCATGGTATCAAACATTAGAAGATTACGGTGTAACCGTATGGTATAGTGCGCCTACTGCATTCCGTATGTTAATGGGGGCAGGGGACGAGCTTGTAAAACGTTTTGACTTATCTAACCTGCGACATATTTTAAGTGTTGGTGAGCCGCTTAACCCTGAAGTTGTTCGCTGGGGGATGAAAGTCTTTAACCTGCGTATTCATGATACATGGTGGATGACTGAAACAGGTGCACAGCTTATTTGTAACTATCCATGCATGGAAGTGAAACCAGGTTCTATGGGTAAACCAATTCCAGGTGTGAAAGCTGCAATTGTGGATGACCAAGGCAATGAGCTTCCACCAAATCGCATGGGGAACCTTGCTATTCAAAAAGGTTGGCCATCAATGATGCGTGCAATTTGGAATCGCCCTGAAAAGTTTGAATCTTACTTTATGCCTGGTGGCTGGTATGTATCAGGTGACTCTGCTTACATGGACGAGGATGGCTACTTCTGGTTCCAAGGCCGTATCGATGACGTAATTATGACGTCTGGTGAGCGTGTCGGACCATTTGAAGTTGAAAGTAAGCTTGTAGAGCATCCTGCTGTTGCTGAAGCAGGTGTTATCGGTAAGCCAGACCCTGTACGTGGCGAAATTATTAAAGCGTTTGTGGCGCTGCGTGATGGCGAAACAGCTACAGATGAATTGAAAGAAGACATTCGTCAATTCGTGAAAAAAGGATTAGCTGCACATGCTGCACCACGTGAAATTGAATTCCGTGATAAGCTTCCTAAGACACGAAGCGGGAAAATTATGCGTCGCGTCCTGAAAGCTTGGGAGCTTGACTTACCGACTGGTGATTTATCAACAATGGAAGACTAA
- the ccpA gene encoding catabolite control protein A → MNITIYDVAREANVSMATVSRVVNGNPNVKPSTRKKVLEAIERLGYRPNAVARGLASKKTTTVGVIIPDISSIFFAELARGIEDIATMYKYNIILSNSDQNKEKELHLLNTMLGKQVDGIVFMGGKITEEHVEEFKKSPVPIVLAATMEENNEVPSVNIDYEEAAYNAMMNLIEKGHKRIGYVTGPLDGALTAQRKFAGYKRALQEAGISYDEEYIYHADYTYDAGLEASETFLELPEPPTAIFVATDEMALGVIHGAQDRGVSIPNELEVIGFDNTRLAVMVRPQLSTVVQPMYDIGAVAMRLLTKYMNKEKVDDHIVELPHRIEFRDSTKS, encoded by the coding sequence ATGAATATTACAATTTACGATGTGGCAAGAGAAGCGAACGTTTCAATGGCAACGGTTTCGCGTGTAGTAAATGGAAACCCGAATGTGAAACCTTCAACAAGGAAAAAGGTACTTGAAGCAATTGAGCGTTTAGGATATCGTCCGAATGCTGTAGCTAGAGGGCTTGCAAGCAAGAAGACGACGACAGTAGGTGTAATCATTCCTGATATTTCGAGTATTTTCTTTGCAGAGCTTGCACGTGGCATTGAAGATATTGCGACAATGTACAAATACAATATTATCTTAAGTAATTCTGACCAAAACAAAGAAAAAGAACTTCACCTTCTAAATACAATGCTAGGAAAGCAAGTTGATGGTATTGTCTTCATGGGTGGAAAGATTACGGAAGAACATGTTGAGGAATTTAAGAAATCCCCTGTGCCGATTGTGCTTGCAGCGACAATGGAAGAAAATAATGAAGTTCCGTCCGTCAATATCGATTATGAAGAAGCTGCATATAATGCGATGATGAATTTAATCGAAAAAGGACATAAACGTATTGGCTATGTAACTGGACCATTAGATGGTGCATTGACCGCGCAAAGAAAATTTGCAGGGTATAAACGCGCTCTTCAAGAAGCAGGAATCAGCTATGATGAAGAATATATTTATCACGCTGATTATACGTATGATGCAGGACTAGAGGCTAGTGAAACATTTCTAGAGCTTCCTGAACCACCTACAGCTATTTTTGTAGCGACAGATGAGATGGCTCTTGGTGTTATTCATGGCGCTCAAGACCGTGGTGTAAGCATCCCAAATGAACTTGAAGTAATTGGATTCGACAATACACGCCTAGCTGTCATGGTTCGACCACAGCTTTCGACTGTCGTGCAGCCGATGTATGATATCGGTGCTGTGGCAATGCGTTTGCTTACAAAATATATGAACAAAGAAAAAGTAGACGATCATATTGTTGAGCTGCCTCATCGCATTGAATTCCGTGATTCAACAAAATCATAA
- a CDS encoding GNAT family N-acetyltransferase, which produces MKHKKTYNAKELKTKEGTIVIEGPIPPHTLKTYDFHEDLTSFRRPKEQFKALIEIASLEEGRILIVREGNMIVGYVTYLHPDPLERWSEGNMKNLIELGAIEVIPKYRGSGVGKNLLQVSMMDDAMEDYIVITTEYYWHWDLKGTGLNVWEYRKVMEKMMNAGGLTYYATDDPEISSHPANCLMARIGSRVDQDSVQQFDQLRFMNRFMY; this is translated from the coding sequence ATGAAACACAAAAAAACTTACAACGCCAAGGAACTAAAAACAAAAGAAGGTACAATAGTCATCGAAGGTCCTATCCCACCACATACGTTGAAAACATATGACTTTCATGAGGATCTGACTTCCTTCCGTAGACCTAAAGAGCAATTTAAAGCATTAATTGAAATTGCTAGTTTAGAAGAAGGTCGTATATTAATTGTGAGAGAAGGAAATATGATTGTCGGGTATGTGACTTATTTACACCCAGACCCTTTAGAGCGTTGGTCAGAAGGCAACATGAAGAACTTAATCGAGCTTGGGGCGATTGAGGTCATTCCGAAATATCGTGGCTCAGGCGTAGGTAAAAACCTATTACAAGTTTCAATGATGGATGATGCAATGGAAGACTATATTGTTATTACAACTGAATACTATTGGCATTGGGACTTAAAAGGTACAGGGTTAAATGTATGGGAATATCGAAAAGTGATGGAAAAAATGATGAATGCTGGTGGCCTCACATACTACGCAACAGACGACCCTGAGATTAGCTCACACCCGGCCAATTGCTTAATGGCACGAATCGGAAGCCGTGTTGACCAAGATTCTGTGCAGCAGTTTGACCAACTTCGTTTTATGAATCGCTTTATGTATTAA
- a CDS encoding acetoin utilization protein AcuC: MKKNAIYIMSDEYQNYKFSNDHPFNQVRVKLTTSLLKEIDKIDDSDIIPPRQATDEELALVHDPHYVAAVRKAGQGDLAEDIALNYGIGTEDTPIFEGMHEASATIVGGTLTAADYVMEGKADHALNLGGGLHHGFQGKASGFCIYNDASVAIKYIQEKYGARVLYIDTDAHHGDGVQWSFYDDPTVCTYSIHETGRYLFPGTGNVNERGHGKGYGYSFNIPLDAFTEDESWVEAYETSIREITEFFRPDVILTQNGADAHYFDPLTHLSSTIDIYRHIPRIAHELAHEYCNGRWIAVGGGGYDIWRVVPRAWAMIWLEMTECLESAKGKLPEAWLNQWQSLSPVDLPLTWEDPENLYKPIPRKPEINEKNIQTVDKLLQPIRRRRASKISH, encoded by the coding sequence ATGAAAAAAAATGCAATCTATATCATGTCTGACGAGTACCAAAACTATAAATTCAGCAATGACCACCCTTTCAACCAAGTGCGGGTCAAGCTTACGACAAGCCTGCTAAAAGAAATCGATAAAATCGATGATTCAGATATTATTCCCCCAAGGCAAGCAACAGATGAGGAGCTAGCACTTGTGCATGATCCTCATTATGTTGCTGCAGTAAGGAAAGCTGGGCAAGGTGATTTAGCTGAAGATATTGCATTAAATTATGGAATCGGAACAGAGGATACACCTATTTTTGAAGGCATGCATGAGGCAAGCGCAACGATTGTTGGTGGTACATTAACAGCTGCTGATTATGTAATGGAAGGAAAAGCAGACCATGCTCTTAACCTTGGCGGCGGTCTGCATCATGGCTTTCAAGGAAAAGCCTCTGGGTTTTGCATTTATAATGACGCTTCCGTTGCAATTAAGTATATTCAAGAAAAGTACGGGGCGCGCGTGCTTTATATTGATACGGATGCTCACCATGGCGATGGGGTTCAATGGTCTTTCTACGATGATCCAACCGTCTGTACCTACTCCATCCATGAAACCGGACGCTATCTATTTCCTGGAACGGGAAATGTGAATGAACGCGGTCACGGAAAAGGATATGGCTATTCATTTAATATTCCGCTCGACGCGTTCACAGAAGACGAATCATGGGTCGAAGCCTATGAAACTTCAATCCGAGAAATTACAGAATTCTTTCGGCCGGATGTGATTTTGACCCAAAACGGAGCCGATGCTCATTATTTCGACCCGCTTACACATTTATCATCAACAATTGATATCTATCGACACATCCCAAGGATTGCTCATGAGTTGGCTCACGAGTACTGTAATGGACGCTGGATTGCTGTAGGAGGCGGTGGTTACGACATTTGGCGCGTAGTCCCGCGGGCATGGGCAATGATTTGGCTTGAAATGACAGAATGTTTAGAATCAGCAAAAGGGAAGCTTCCTGAAGCATGGCTAAATCAGTGGCAGTCCCTATCACCCGTGGACCTCCCATTAACGTGGGAAGACCCGGAAAATTTATATAAGCCAATTCCACGTAAACCTGAGATAAACGAAAAAAATATTCAAACCGTCGATAAATTGTTACAGCCAATTCGACGTAGACGAGCTTCTAAAATTAGTCATTAA